Proteins encoded in a region of the Balaenoptera musculus isolate JJ_BM4_2016_0621 chromosome 5, mBalMus1.pri.v3, whole genome shotgun sequence genome:
- the STBD1 gene encoding starch-binding domain-containing protein 1 — protein MGAVWSALLVGGGLAGALFVWLLRDTGKEGDAEQGKDASPGEAAAPGGDQGGGGGLSPGPSRRELVTKPEHLQESNGCLVSKTKGPGDLQEAAWRLQSPSGEGSNRDNSRAHVPSGQFPDTQSPATSETGNSRSDSDVSRNESVGSPVGEWGFQKGQEKSAKAAPCLAEKLPSSNLLLDRAKEEVSLAQSDSRARADHVDWEMVSRHSSWGDVGLGGSLESPVLSSKQGKDYDRSSLVEARGQEVDVKPKRAGAVSSESHQVSVRFQVHYITSAGVQCLAVTGDHESLGRWNTYIPLQCSKDGLWSRSVPLPADAVVEWKFVVVENGQVTRWEECSNRFLETGHEDKVVHKWWGIH, from the exons ATGGGCGCCGTCTGGTCCGCCCTGCTGGTCGGAGGGGGTCTGGCCGGAGCGCTTTTCGTTTGGCTGCTGCGGGACACGGGAAAGGAGGGGGATGCGGAGCAGGGGAAAGACGCCTCTCCAGGGGAGGCTGCGGCTCCGGGAGGCGATCAGGGTGGTGGCGGCGGACTGAGCCCTGGACCTTCTAGGCGGGAGCTGGTCACCAAACCAG agcatCTTCAAGAAAGCAATGGATGTTTGGTTTCTAAGACTAAAGGCCCCGGTGACCTGCAGGAAGCAGCATGGAGACTGCAGAGTCCTTCTGGAGAAGGCAGTAACCGTGACAATTCAAGAGCGCATGTTCCTTCTGGACAATTTCCAGACACACAATCTCCAGCTACCTCTGAGACTGGTAACTCTAGAAGTGACTCTGACGTTTCAAGAAACGAAAGCGTTGGATCTCCTGTAGGAGAATGGGGATTCCAAAAAGGCCAAGAGAAAAGTGCTAAAGCAGCTCCATGTCTGGCAGAGAAGTTGCCTTCTAGCAACCTGCTCCTGGACAGAGCGAAAGAAGAAGTGAGCCTTGCACAGTCGGACAGTCGGGCCCGGGCTGACCACGTGGACTGGGAGATGGTGTCCCGGCACTCATCTTGGGGCGATGTTGGCTTGGGTGGCAGTCTTGAGTCTCCAGTGTTAAGCTCTAAGCAGGGAAAGGACTATGACAGAAGCAGTCTTGTGGAAGCAAGAGGTCAGGAAGTGGATGTGAAACCAAAAAGGGCAGGAGCAGTGTCTTCAGAGTCTCATCAGGTTAGCGTCAGGTTCCAGGTCCACTATATCACAAGCGCTGGTGTGCAATGCCTTGCAGTAACTGGAGACCATGAGAGTCTTGGGAGATGGAACACTTACATCCCACTCCAGTGTAGCAAGGATGGGCTCTGGTCTCGTTCTGTGCCCCTGCCAGCAGACGCAGTGGTGGAATGGAAGTTTGTGGTAGTAGAGAATGGGCAAGTTACCCGTTGGGAAGAATGCAGCAATAGATTCTTAGAGACTGGCCACGAGGATAAAGTGGTTCACAAGTGGTGGGGGATTCACTGA